The Urbifossiella limnaea genome has a window encoding:
- a CDS encoding ABC transporter permease, with protein sequence MTTGRASAVPFYAALGLLGGLYVGLVVAMLVADLAYTSPAHVGRALASPDIRAAVWLTLISCSASAVLAVWVGVPLGYLLARTRFPGKAAVDLLVDVPIALPPLVVGLSLLILFQTPPGLAVQRHLTVTYAVPAVVLAQFVVAAAFAARTMRVTFEQLSPRTEDVAMTLGCSRGRAFWLVTLPEARRGVLAAGTLAWARSLGEFGPVLVFAGATRGRTEVLATTVYLELSVGNLEAALAVSVLMIGVAVAVLVLTRALGLRGAG encoded by the coding sequence ATGACCACCGGCCGCGCCTCGGCGGTGCCGTTCTACGCCGCGCTCGGGCTCCTCGGCGGGCTGTACGTCGGCCTCGTCGTCGCCATGCTCGTCGCCGACCTGGCGTACACGTCGCCGGCGCACGTCGGCCGCGCGCTGGCGTCGCCCGACATCCGCGCCGCGGTGTGGCTCACGCTCATCAGTTGCTCCGCGTCGGCGGTGCTGGCGGTGTGGGTCGGCGTGCCGCTCGGCTACCTGCTGGCGCGGACGCGCTTCCCGGGGAAGGCCGCCGTCGATCTGCTGGTGGACGTGCCGATCGCCCTGCCGCCGCTCGTCGTCGGGCTCAGCCTCCTCATCTTGTTCCAGACGCCGCCGGGCCTCGCGGTCCAGCGACACCTCACGGTCACCTACGCGGTGCCTGCGGTGGTGTTGGCGCAGTTCGTCGTCGCGGCGGCGTTCGCGGCGCGGACCATGCGGGTGACGTTCGAGCAACTCTCGCCCCGAACCGAGGACGTGGCGATGACGCTCGGCTGCTCGCGCGGCCGGGCGTTCTGGCTCGTCACACTGCCGGAGGCGCGGCGCGGCGTGCTGGCGGCGGGGACGCTGGCGTGGGCGCGGTCGCTCGGCGAGTTCGGGCCGGTGCTGGTGTTCGCCGGGGCGACGCGCGGGCGGACGGAGGTGCTGGCGACGACGGTGTACCTGGAGCTGAGCGTCGGCAACCTGGAGGCGGCGCTGGCCGTGTCGGTGCTGATGATCGGCGTCGCGGTGGCGGTGCTGGTGCTGACCCGGGCGCTCGGCCTCCGCGGCGCGGGCTAG